The Deltaproteobacteria bacterium genomic interval TTGCTGGCCGGGGCATTCAGCACAAAAGAAAGAGAAGTCATCCTCAAGATGAGACAACATTTCAAAAATGATCTACGCCTCGTTACGCCCACAGAGGAAGACTGGTTCTGGTGCGGATATACGCTGTCGCAAATCGGCAAAAAACATGGTTTTGAGCAGATCAAAAAAAGCAGATTGATCAACGACTGCCTGATCGCCTTGGCCTGCAAAAATTTGGGTGCAACTCTTCTTACGGAAAACAACAAAGATTTTGGATTGATTCGCCGTTTTATCGATTTTCAATGTATTAGCGTCTGAATAAATGCAACGGCATTTTCTTGGGTTATCCATTCCACACTTTTATCCGAATGAAACCATGTCATCTGGCGTTTGGCGTAAGCCTTGGTCTGTTTTTTTATTTCCGCGATGGCTTCTTCCAGAGAATATCTTCCCTGAAGATGGGCTATCAGTTGTTTGTATCCGATTGATTGCATGGCTTGAGAATCGGCGTCATAAATTTTCAAGAGAGCTCTCACCTCCTCCAACCATCCGGCTTTTAACATGGCATCAACACGCGCAGAAATTCTTTCGCACAAAATTTTCCGGTCACAATCAATACCAATTTGTAAAGCTTCGTAGCGCGGTTTTTCAATACGGTGTTTTTCATGAAAATGAGAAAGAGGGTAACCGGTCATTTCATAAACTTCCAAGGAGCGGATGATGCGGGTGGGATCATTGGGATGAATTTTTCTGATGGTATTAGGATCAATTTTTTGCAAACGCTCAAACAAAACGGGGAGACCAAATTCCTGCATTTCCTCCGTTAACTTTTGACGAATCGCTTTGTCCTGTGGAGGCGCCTCACACAAACCGTGGAGCAAAACACGCAGATACATACCCGTGCCACCCACAACCAACGGGAGTCTGCCGCGTTCTCTGATTTCTTTAATGGCCCGATCTGCCAAGGTTACGTATTGGGAGACATCGAATTTATCACCGGGGCCCACAACATCGATCAAATGATGCGGTATTTTTTTTTGTTCATTAGGCGTTGGTTTGGCCGTGCCGATATCCAGTCCGCGCCAAACCTGTTGTGAATCGGCGGAAATAATTTCAGCATTTAATTTTTCCGCAATCTCCAGAGCAACACGGCTCTTTCCCGCCGCTGTCGGCCCACAGAGAATAATAATGTTTGTTTCCGCTGACAGCTGACAGCTGACCGCTGATTGCTTTCTCATATCCGTTTAAACCAATGTTCGATTTGGGTTAGAGATATTTCAACGGTCGTTGGGCGGCCGTGCGGGCAATGACTGGCATTGTATTGATCCATCTCCACTAAAAGATGTCGCATCTCTTCGGGAGACAATTTATCTTTGGCACGGATTTGGGCATGGCAGGCTATCGTTTTCAAAATCAATTCTGTCGCTGTTTTAACGGCGACTGATATTTCAAAAGTTTCCAATTCTTCCGTAATCTTTGCCAATAAATCGGGAATGGAAATATCGGCCAACAAAGTGGGAATTTCTTTCACGACAAAAGTTTCGCCACCAAAGGGCTCGATTTCCAAACCAACATTTTGCAATTCCTTAAGATGAAGATTTAAAACCGCCGCCTGTTTCGGATTCGCCTCCCATGTGAGAGGCATCAAAAGTCTCTGTGAAGAAGTCCCTCGCGCCGCCACATCCCTTTTTAATTTTTCAAAACCAATTTTTTCATGAGCGGCATGTTGATCGACCAAAACAAGTTTGTGATCCGCCGATTCACACAAAATATAAGTATTGGCAAACGATCCCAAAACACGAAAATCGGAGAAGGAGGACTTAGAAAAAAGAGGCGTTGCCACTTGTTTAAAACCGTAAAATCGCCCAACGGCTTGTTGAATGCGATTTTTTGAAAATTCTAAAGTCAGTTTGTCATCCCCGAATGCTTTAATCGGGGATCCAGTCACTGTTAAAACAGGCTGGATTCCCGCTTTCGCGGGAATGACAAACTTGCTAAATTCTTCAAAAGGAGAGGCGGGGGAATCTGCACTGGCGTAAATCTGTTTCTGCACCACTTTCCTGACCGCCCTTTCAATAAACTGATGCACCGCTTGCGGGCGCACAAAGCGGACTTCCCGTTTGGTTGGGTGAACATTCACATCGACTTCTTCAGGATTCATTTCCAAATACAAAACCGCTTTAGGATAACGCCCCTTCATGAGGAAATCACTGAAACCGGCGGTCAAGGCATGTTGCAAAACGCGGTCTTTTAAAAATCGACCGTTCAAATAAAAATAAATGGCATTGGCACTCCCCGACGTCTGACGTGGATGGGAAATCCAACCTGAAAGTTTTATCTCCGGATTTTCTTCACGTACGAAAACCAGATCTTCGAGAAAAGATTTTCCAAGACATTCTTTCAGACGAGGCAGTGGATCTTTTGTCAAAACAGAAGATAATTTCTGCACGCCATCCACATATAAATCAAAACCACAATCTCTCCATCGACTTAAAGCCAACCGGATTAGCGTATCGGAAATATGCCCCAACTCCACACCATCGGATTTCAAAAATTTCAACCGGGCCGGAGTGTTGTAGAAAAGTTCAGATACCGCGATTTTAGTTCCCACAGGACAACCGGCGGCGCGAGCTTCAACAAGTTCACCACCACGCACAGAGACATGCGATCCTTCTAAAACGCCTTGCGGTTTTGACTCCAGAGTCAACTGCGAAACAGCGGTGATGGAAGGAAGTGCTTCGCCACGAAATCCCAGTGTGGCAATGCAAAAAAGATCAGACTCCTCTTTGATTTTGCTCGTGGCGTGGCGCTGAATGGAAAGTTTTGTTTCTTCCAGAGTCATCCCGCAACCATCATCGGTCACCTGAATCAGTTCCCTTCCTGCGCCCCTGATATCAACGCGAATATGTTTCGCCCCCGCATCCAAAGCATTCTCGACCAATTCCTTAACCACGGATGCTGGGCGTTCCACCACCTCGCCAGCGGCAATTTTGTCGGCCAATATCTGCGGTAGAATATGAATTCGTGACATAGAAATAAAAAATGTATTAAATACGGATATGTTCACAGCCTATCCCACAACTTTTGAAAAGGTTGCAAGCTCTTTTCTTCGCTTGTTTAGATCCCGTTCCGCGCAATCTTTGGAAGCGTCCCTTTCCCTCCCAGACACCAACACATTGACCGATCTGTAT includes:
- a CDS encoding PIN domain-containing protein; the protein is MKFRTLVIDTSVYINFFRGKNTIGSVLDSEKMTVYCTSVIIAELLAGAFSTKEREVILKMRQHFKNDLRLVTPTEEDWFWCGYTLSQIGKKHGFEQIKKSRLINDCLIALACKNLGATLLTENNKDFGLIRRFIDFQCISV
- the miaA gene encoding tRNA (adenosine(37)-N6)-dimethylallyltransferase MiaA produces the protein MRKQSAVSCQLSAETNIIILCGPTAAGKSRVALEIAEKLNAEIISADSQQVWRGLDIGTAKPTPNEQKKIPHHLIDVVGPGDKFDVSQYVTLADRAIKEIRERGRLPLVVGGTGMYLRVLLHGLCEAPPQDKAIRQKLTEEMQEFGLPVLFERLQKIDPNTIRKIHPNDPTRIIRSLEVYEMTGYPLSHFHEKHRIEKPRYEALQIGIDCDRKILCERISARVDAMLKAGWLEEVRALLKIYDADSQAMQSIGYKQLIAHLQGRYSLEEAIAEIKKQTKAYAKRQMTWFHSDKSVEWITQENAVAFIQTLIH
- the mutL gene encoding DNA mismatch repair endonuclease MutL, which translates into the protein MSRIHILPQILADKIAAGEVVERPASVVKELVENALDAGAKHIRVDIRGAGRELIQVTDDGCGMTLEETKLSIQRHATSKIKEESDLFCIATLGFRGEALPSITAVSQLTLESKPQGVLEGSHVSVRGGELVEARAAGCPVGTKIAVSELFYNTPARLKFLKSDGVELGHISDTLIRLALSRWRDCGFDLYVDGVQKLSSVLTKDPLPRLKECLGKSFLEDLVFVREENPEIKLSGWISHPRQTSGSANAIYFYLNGRFLKDRVLQHALTAGFSDFLMKGRYPKAVLYLEMNPEEVDVNVHPTKREVRFVRPQAVHQFIERAVRKVVQKQIYASADSPASPFEEFSKFVIPAKAGIQPVLTVTGSPIKAFGDDKLTLEFSKNRIQQAVGRFYGFKQVATPLFSKSSFSDFRVLGSFANTYILCESADHKLVLVDQHAAHEKIGFEKLKRDVAARGTSSQRLLMPLTWEANPKQAAVLNLHLKELQNVGLEIEPFGGETFVVKEIPTLLADISIPDLLAKITEELETFEISVAVKTATELILKTIACHAQIRAKDKLSPEEMRHLLVEMDQYNASHCPHGRPTTVEISLTQIEHWFKRI